The following proteins come from a genomic window of Micromonospora zamorensis:
- a CDS encoding response regulator has translation MTIRVVIVDDQALVRAGFRMVLDSQPDLEVVGEAIDGADALRVLARTEADVVVMDIRMPTMDGVEATRRLCADRPAGPPRVLVLTTFDTEADAFAALQAGASGFLLKNVPPEELLAAIRVVAQGDSVVAPSITRRLLDRFAGQLGAGPSADPRLTQLTEREREVLLLVAQGLSNAEIAARVHVAEATVKTHVGRILAKLQLRDRVQAVVLAYESGLVTPGG, from the coding sequence ATGACGATCCGGGTGGTGATCGTGGACGACCAGGCGCTGGTCCGCGCCGGGTTCCGGATGGTGCTGGACTCCCAGCCCGACCTGGAGGTGGTCGGCGAGGCGATCGACGGCGCGGACGCCCTGCGGGTGCTCGCCCGCACCGAGGCGGACGTCGTCGTGATGGACATCCGGATGCCGACCATGGACGGGGTGGAGGCGACCCGGCGGCTCTGCGCCGACCGGCCCGCCGGCCCGCCCCGGGTGCTGGTCCTGACCACCTTCGACACCGAGGCAGACGCGTTCGCGGCCCTCCAGGCCGGCGCGAGCGGGTTCCTGCTCAAGAACGTCCCACCGGAGGAACTGCTCGCCGCGATCCGGGTGGTCGCCCAGGGCGACTCCGTGGTGGCCCCGTCGATCACCCGGCGGCTGCTGGACCGTTTCGCCGGGCAACTCGGTGCCGGCCCGAGCGCCGACCCCCGGCTGACGCAGCTCACCGAGCGAGAACGGGAGGTGCTGCTGCTGGTCGCCCAGGGGCTGTCCAACGCGGAGATCGCCGCCCGGGTGCACGTGGCCGAGGCGACGGTCAAAACCCACGTCGGGCGGATCCTGGCGAAGCTCCAGCTTCGTGACCGGGTCCAGGCGGTGGTCCTGGCGTACGAGAGCGGGCTGGTCACACCCGGCGGATGA